One genomic window of Candidatus Pseudobacter hemicellulosilyticus includes the following:
- a CDS encoding ABC transporter permease, translated as MFKSYVKVAWRNLLKNKGFTFINISGLAIGLATCLLIVLYVMDELSYDRFHTKADRIYRVDPSIRFSDNTYELAVAAPSMAEAMVRDYPQVEAAVRFRNYGGWLVKRGADNIREEKVIFADASLFSVFSLNMLNGNPATALKEPGTLVLTESMARKYFNRTDVVGESLTVGDHEQYRITGVIRDMPAQSHFQFDFFASLAGSREAKENNWLSHNFNTYILLREGADPALLTEQMKTLVTRYANPQVESIMQANLDELEKAGSYIRYNLMPLTRIHLHSARTAELGPNNNIQYIWIFSAVALFILLIACVNFMNLSTARSAERAREVGVRKALGSRRHSLIKQFLTESMLVSFLSTILALVLAWLLLPLFNQLAAKSISHTRLSEPLILCLVAGIMLVVGLLAGSYPAFYLSAFRPIQVLKGKLQSGFGGSLRNGLVVFQFGISIFLIAGTVVIFNQMKYIREKNIGYNRQQVLVVKNGYVLKQPQAFRESVLTLPGVEHATITGYLPTSNYRNDNLHYASPTLEPHSSMTMQAWMVDEHYLPTLGIQLLKGRNFSAEFPADSQGVLLNESAARLFGREDPVNKKLYFLNSMTSKSLSGFTVLGVFKDFNFNSLRQQVSPMALYLHEERGSIAFRINTADIKPLVRQIESRWKAMAPGQPFQYSFMDEDFDAQYRAEQRTGSLSLTFSILAILIACLGLFGLAAYAAEQRTKEIGIRKVLGASANQLMIMLSKDFLKLVLLAALIAFPLAWWAMNSWLQSFHYRVGIAWWVFAFTGCTTLLIALFTVSWQALKAALANPVKSLRSE; from the coding sequence ATGTTCAAGAGCTATGTAAAGGTTGCCTGGCGCAACCTGCTGAAAAATAAAGGCTTCACCTTTATCAATATATCAGGGCTGGCCATCGGCCTGGCTACCTGTCTGCTCATTGTATTGTATGTAATGGATGAACTGAGCTACGACCGCTTTCATACAAAGGCCGACCGGATATACCGGGTAGACCCCAGCATCCGTTTTTCGGACAATACCTATGAACTGGCCGTGGCCGCGCCTTCCATGGCAGAAGCCATGGTGAGGGATTATCCCCAGGTAGAAGCAGCTGTCCGTTTCCGCAATTATGGCGGATGGCTGGTAAAACGGGGGGCCGATAATATCAGGGAAGAAAAGGTCATCTTTGCAGACGCCTCCCTGTTTAGTGTTTTCAGCCTGAACATGCTGAACGGCAACCCGGCCACCGCACTCAAGGAACCCGGGACCCTGGTCCTCACGGAAAGCATGGCCCGCAAATATTTTAACCGCACCGATGTAGTGGGAGAATCCCTTACAGTGGGGGATCATGAGCAATACCGCATCACCGGCGTTATCAGGGATATGCCTGCGCAATCCCATTTCCAGTTTGATTTTTTTGCGTCCCTGGCAGGCTCGCGTGAAGCAAAGGAAAACAACTGGCTCAGCCATAATTTCAACACCTATATCCTGCTGCGGGAAGGCGCCGATCCGGCCCTGCTGACGGAGCAGATGAAAACCCTGGTTACACGCTATGCAAATCCACAGGTGGAATCTATCATGCAGGCTAATTTGGATGAACTGGAAAAAGCAGGTAGCTATATCCGGTACAATCTAATGCCGCTGACCAGGATCCACCTGCATTCCGCCAGGACGGCAGAGCTGGGTCCCAACAATAACATTCAGTATATATGGATATTCTCTGCCGTGGCATTGTTTATCCTGCTTATTGCGTGCGTCAATTTCATGAACCTGAGCACCGCCCGCTCCGCCGAACGTGCGCGTGAAGTGGGTGTCCGGAAAGCATTGGGCTCCCGGCGCCACAGCCTGATCAAACAGTTCCTGACGGAATCCATGCTGGTCAGTTTCCTGTCCACCATCCTGGCACTGGTCCTGGCCTGGCTCCTGCTGCCGCTGTTCAACCAGCTGGCTGCAAAATCCATAAGCCATACCCGGCTCAGTGAGCCACTTATCCTGTGCCTTGTGGCAGGTATTATGCTGGTGGTGGGATTGCTGGCGGGCAGCTATCCTGCTTTCTATTTATCCGCCTTCAGGCCCATCCAGGTGTTGAAAGGAAAACTCCAGTCCGGCTTCGGAGGTTCATTGCGGAATGGCCTGGTAGTATTCCAGTTCGGCATTTCCATTTTCCTGATCGCCGGCACCGTAGTTATTTTTAACCAGATGAAATATATCCGGGAAAAAAATATCGGGTATAACCGGCAGCAGGTGCTGGTGGTGAAGAATGGCTACGTCCTGAAACAACCCCAGGCATTCCGGGAAAGCGTTCTTACCCTGCCTGGCGTAGAGCATGCTACCATCACAGGGTATCTCCCCACCAGTAATTACCGGAACGATAACCTGCATTACGCCTCACCCACCCTGGAACCGCATTCCTCCATGACTATGCAGGCCTGGATGGTGGATGAGCATTACCTCCCTACCCTCGGCATACAATTGCTGAAGGGACGTAATTTTTCGGCCGAGTTCCCGGCAGATAGCCAGGGCGTACTGCTCAATGAAAGCGCAGCCCGCCTCTTTGGCAGGGAAGACCCCGTCAACAAAAAGCTCTATTTCCTGAACAGCATGACCAGTAAATCATTATCAGGCTTTACCGTGCTGGGCGTATTCAAAGATTTCAACTTCAATTCACTCCGTCAGCAGGTAAGTCCCATGGCCTTATACCTGCATGAAGAAAGAGGCAGCATTGCCTTCCGTATCAATACAGCCGATATCAAACCCCTGGTGCGGCAGATTGAAAGCCGCTGGAAGGCCATGGCGCCCGGCCAGCCGTTCCAGTATTCCTTTATGGACGAAGATTTTGACGCCCAGTACCGGGCCGAGCAAAGAACAGGCAGCCTGTCGCTCACTTTTTCCATACTGGCTATACTGATCGCCTGCCTGGGGCTGTTTGGACTGGCCGCCTATGCAGCAGAGCAACGCACCAAGGAGATCGGTATCCGCAAAGTGCTGGGCGCATCTGCAAACCAGCTCATGATCATGCTGTCAAAGGATTTCCTGAAACTGGTATTGCTGGCGGCACTGATTGCCTTCCCTTTAGCCTGGTGGGCAATGAACAGCTGGCTGCAAAGTTTCCACTACCGCGTGGGTATCGCCTGGTGGGTATTTGCATTTACCGGTTGCACCACCCTGCTGATAGCCCTGTTCACAGTCAGCTGGCAGGCCCTGAAAGCCGCACTGGCCAACCCGGTCAAAAGCCTTAGAAGCGAATAA
- a CDS encoding ABC transporter permease encodes MIKNYLKVAWRSLLKNKGYSAINILGLAVGMAVVMLIGLWIHDELTFDKSHDNYDRLGKIMTTQTFNGETGTGPAVNVSLGRELETSYTADFKNISMASWNNDMILGFGDKKLIRSGMWVQPVFPDMLSLKMIAGARSALKDPSSILLSASVASALFNTDNPIGKTIKLNNETLLTVGGVYEDLPKNTSLRETWFLLPWEKYLQVESWVKNSYDHWGNHSWQLFVQLQPNLSFEQVSEKIRLVSMKHLDPKKDGQEELIIHPMRQWHLYGNWTNGKVDGGRIRFVWLFGIIGVFVLLLACINFMNLGTARSEKRAKEVGIRKTVGSERKQLIGQFLVESILVSLLSFILALLFVLLTLPWFNGLSDKQMSILWTEPLFWAGCLGFSLLTGLVAGSYPAFYLSSFQPIKVLKGTFKAGRYAAIPRKVLVVIQFTVSVALIICTIVVFRQISYAKDRPVGYTREGLLMFDYNTSDIRKHYDALKTGLLNTGVIDHVTKTSSSITAVWSNQIGFSWKGMTPGALPLFGVIAVSQDYGKTIGWHIRDGRDFSKEFASDSLALVLNESAVKLMGLQQPVGENVKWGNDNYTIIGVINDMVMQSPYEPIMPTIFFINEGWANKVLVKVKPGSSMRAALDRMEPLFRQFNPGSPFEFKFVDEDYARKFESEERIGKLAGFFAVLAIFISCLGIFGLASFVAEQRTKEIGVRRVLGASIYHIWELLSKDFVLLVMISFLLAAPLAWYFMHQWLNDYKYRTSISWWIFAISCGGALLITLVTVSFQAIKAALTNPVKNLRSE; translated from the coding sequence ATGATCAAAAATTATCTGAAAGTGGCCTGGCGAAGCCTGCTGAAGAACAAAGGATATTCCGCCATCAATATCCTGGGACTGGCGGTAGGCATGGCCGTGGTCATGCTGATAGGCCTGTGGATACATGATGAGCTGACCTTTGACAAAAGCCATGACAACTACGACCGGCTGGGCAAGATCATGACCACCCAGACCTTCAACGGTGAAACAGGTACCGGCCCTGCGGTAAACGTAAGCCTTGGAAGGGAGCTGGAGACCAGCTACACGGCTGATTTCAAAAATATTTCCATGGCCAGCTGGAACAATGACATGATCCTGGGCTTTGGGGACAAAAAGCTCATCAGGTCCGGCATGTGGGTGCAGCCCGTCTTTCCCGACATGCTGAGCCTGAAAATGATTGCCGGCGCCAGGTCGGCCCTGAAAGATCCTTCCAGCATCCTCCTGTCCGCTTCTGTTGCCAGCGCGCTTTTCAATACAGACAATCCCATTGGCAAAACCATTAAGCTCAACAACGAGACCCTGCTGACCGTAGGAGGTGTTTATGAAGACCTCCCTAAGAATACCAGCCTGCGGGAAACCTGGTTCCTGTTACCCTGGGAAAAATACCTGCAGGTGGAATCCTGGGTGAAGAACAGCTATGACCACTGGGGTAACCATTCCTGGCAGCTGTTCGTGCAGCTGCAGCCCAATCTGTCCTTTGAGCAGGTGAGTGAAAAGATCCGGCTGGTGTCCATGAAACACCTGGATCCCAAAAAGGACGGTCAGGAAGAACTGATCATTCACCCCATGCGTCAGTGGCACCTGTATGGCAACTGGACCAATGGTAAAGTGGATGGCGGCAGGATCCGGTTTGTCTGGCTCTTCGGCATTATCGGCGTATTCGTACTGCTCCTGGCCTGCATCAATTTCATGAACCTGGGTACAGCCAGGTCTGAAAAACGCGCCAAGGAAGTAGGTATCCGGAAAACCGTTGGCTCGGAAAGGAAACAACTGATCGGTCAGTTCCTGGTAGAATCCATACTGGTGTCCCTGCTCTCTTTTATACTGGCCCTGCTGTTCGTATTGCTGACCCTGCCCTGGTTCAACGGGCTTTCCGATAAACAGATGAGCATCCTGTGGACAGAGCCCCTCTTCTGGGCCGGCTGCCTCGGCTTTTCCCTGCTCACAGGCCTGGTGGCAGGCAGTTACCCGGCCTTCTACCTTTCTTCCTTCCAGCCCATCAAAGTGCTGAAAGGCACCTTTAAGGCCGGCCGCTATGCCGCCATACCACGCAAAGTACTGGTGGTAATACAGTTCACCGTTTCCGTTGCACTGATCATCTGCACCATAGTGGTGTTCCGGCAGATCAGCTATGCCAAGGACCGGCCTGTGGGCTATACCCGTGAGGGGCTGCTGATGTTTGATTATAATACATCTGATATCCGCAAACATTATGACGCCCTGAAGACAGGCCTGCTCAATACCGGCGTAATTGATCATGTCACCAAGACCTCCTCTTCTATCACCGCCGTCTGGAGCAACCAGATCGGTTTCAGCTGGAAAGGAATGACGCCCGGCGCCCTGCCTCTTTTTGGCGTGATCGCTGTATCCCAGGACTATGGGAAAACCATCGGCTGGCATATCCGGGATGGTCGTGATTTTTCCAAAGAATTTGCGTCCGACTCACTGGCCCTTGTACTCAATGAATCAGCCGTCAAGCTGATGGGACTGCAACAGCCCGTAGGCGAAAATGTTAAATGGGGAAATGATAATTATACCATCATTGGCGTGATCAATGATATGGTGATGCAATCTCCCTATGAGCCCATCATGCCCACCATCTTCTTTATCAACGAGGGCTGGGCCAACAAAGTACTGGTAAAAGTGAAGCCCGGCAGTTCTATGCGCGCCGCCCTGGACCGCATGGAGCCACTGTTCCGGCAATTCAATCCCGGTTCGCCCTTTGAATTCAAATTCGTGGATGAGGATTATGCCCGCAAGTTTGAATCAGAAGAAAGGATCGGCAAGCTGGCTGGCTTCTTTGCCGTACTGGCCATCTTTATCAGCTGCCTCGGCATCTTTGGCCTGGCCTCCTTTGTAGCCGAGCAGCGGACCAAGGAGATCGGCGTCCGCCGGGTGCTGGGCGCCAGCATCTACCATATCTGGGAACTGCTGTCAAAGGATTTTGTGCTGCTGGTAATGATCTCCTTCCTGCTGGCCGCACCGCTGGCCTGGTACTTCATGCACCAATGGCTCAACGATTATAAATACCGCACCAGCATTTCCTGGTGGATCTTTGCCATTTCCTGCGGAGGCGCGCTGCTGATCACACTGGTTACCGTAAGTTTCCAGGCTATCAAAGCTGCATTGACCAACCCTGTAAAGAACCTTCGATCGGAATAG
- a CDS encoding ABC transporter ATP-binding protein: MLALNHISKWYNVGGKPTFILKDINLQINSGEFVSIMGPSGSGKSTLLHIIGMLDDASEGEYFFMGQPVHTLKDKQRSQIYKQHIGFVFQAYHLIDELTVYENIETPLIYQNIKTAERKAMVADILDRFQIVGKKDLFPTQLSGGQQQLVGIARALIARPQLLLADEPTGNLNSRQGEEIMDLFKQLNREGVTIIQVTHSEKNAGYGSRIINLLDGRVES, encoded by the coding sequence ATGTTAGCACTGAATCATATTTCAAAATGGTACAATGTGGGCGGCAAGCCCACTTTCATTCTGAAGGACATCAACCTGCAGATCAACAGCGGTGAATTTGTTTCTATCATGGGCCCTTCCGGCTCGGGCAAATCCACCCTGCTGCATATCATCGGTATGCTGGATGATGCTTCAGAAGGAGAATACTTTTTCATGGGACAGCCTGTCCATACCCTGAAGGACAAGCAACGTTCCCAGATCTACAAACAGCATATCGGCTTTGTATTCCAGGCCTACCACCTGATTGACGAGCTGACCGTGTATGAGAATATTGAAACGCCGCTCATTTACCAGAATATCAAGACCGCCGAGCGCAAAGCGATGGTGGCCGATATCCTGGACCGCTTCCAGATAGTAGGCAAAAAAGACCTTTTTCCCACACAGCTGTCCGGCGGACAGCAGCAGCTGGTAGGTATTGCCCGCGCATTGATTGCCCGGCCGCAACTGCTGCTGGCGGATGAGCCCACCGGCAACCTCAACTCCCGGCAGGGGGAAGAGATCATGGACCTTTTTAAACAACTCAACCGGGAAGGCGTCACTATCATTCAGGTGACCCACTCGGAAAAAAATGCGGGCTATGGCAGCAGGATCATCAACCTCCTGGATGGTCGTGTGGAATCCTGA
- a CDS encoding TolC family protein encodes MKPGKVLWLAGLILLTATTLRAQSTPAPTLTLRQCVETALQNNMDARKAELDRQRAEVNLRGAKGQMLPYVSGSVEHTLYQGRSIDLYTNSYTNQSNKTASYYLGGDMTIFNGFRLFNNLRSNQYLLEAGVAMQQQTRDQLTLDVILAYLAVLSNTDLLKIQEAQVAVTSKQVERLEVLNREGAIKPSDFYDMKGQLAGEKVSYINTLNSLNDARLRLSQLMNMPYREDLQVERLPTEAFEMGYNTGPDSIYQAALVQLALVKTADLLQKSAVKDLKSARGSLFPTVGIGGGINTNFSGAALDSAEAKIPYYDQLSNNYSTNVGFVVRIPLLNGFNARNQVARARINLKQTEFESENVRIQLQQSVERDHLNMRATLNRYQVLVEQVASYQENFRAAEVRFNAGASNSVDYLIAKNKLDNANSSLVIARYEYAIRTRILDYYQGKLMW; translated from the coding sequence ATGAAACCTGGTAAAGTATTGTGGCTGGCAGGGCTGATCCTGCTGACCGCCACCACCCTTCGGGCACAGTCAACACCGGCGCCCACGCTTACCCTGCGTCAATGCGTGGAGACAGCCCTGCAAAACAATATGGACGCACGTAAAGCTGAGCTGGACCGGCAGCGCGCCGAGGTCAACCTGCGCGGCGCCAAAGGCCAGATGCTGCCCTATGTCTCCGGTTCAGTGGAGCATACCCTGTACCAGGGCCGCAGCATTGACCTCTACACCAACAGCTATACCAACCAGAGCAATAAGACCGCTTCTTATTACCTGGGTGGCGATATGACCATTTTCAACGGCTTCCGCCTGTTCAATAACCTCAGGAGCAACCAGTACCTGCTGGAAGCCGGCGTAGCCATGCAACAGCAGACCCGTGACCAGCTCACCCTGGACGTGATCCTGGCCTACCTGGCTGTACTGAGCAACACCGATCTGCTGAAAATACAGGAAGCCCAGGTGGCCGTCACCAGCAAACAGGTGGAAAGACTGGAAGTACTCAACCGCGAAGGCGCTATCAAACCCTCCGACTTCTATGACATGAAAGGTCAGCTGGCCGGTGAAAAGGTATCGTATATCAATACCCTCAATAGCCTCAATGATGCCCGGCTGCGCTTATCTCAGCTGATGAATATGCCCTACCGGGAAGACCTGCAGGTGGAAAGACTGCCCACAGAAGCTTTTGAAATGGGCTATAACACAGGTCCTGACAGCATTTACCAGGCTGCCCTGGTACAGCTGGCCCTGGTAAAAACGGCCGACCTGCTGCAGAAGAGCGCCGTCAAGGACCTGAAATCAGCGCGTGGCAGCCTGTTCCCCACCGTTGGTATCGGCGGCGGCATCAACACCAATTTTTCCGGCGCCGCACTGGATTCAGCAGAAGCCAAGATCCCGTACTATGATCAGCTCAGCAATAACTACAGCACCAATGTTGGTTTTGTGGTCCGCATCCCGCTCCTGAATGGGTTTAACGCCCGCAACCAGGTAGCCAGGGCGCGCATCAACCTGAAACAGACCGAATTTGAATCCGAGAACGTGCGCATACAATTACAGCAGTCCGTAGAGCGGGATCACCTGAACATGCGCGCCACGCTCAACCGCTACCAGGTGCTTGTAGAACAGGTGGCTTCCTACCAGGAAAATTTCCGCGCAGCCGAAGTGCGCTTCAATGCCGGCGCTTCCAACTCAGTGGACTACCTGATTGCCAAGAACAAACTGGATAATGCCAACAGCAGTCTGGTCATTGCCCGGTACGAATATGCCATCCGCACCAGGATCCTGGATTACTACCAGGGTAAGCTGATGTGGTAG
- a CDS encoding SPFH domain-containing protein — protein MTSKLLQMVALFAMVSVTACTCNRVTPNYEGVLMTGYGRNGKADFQAVTGAQGILWPGSELYQVPMFEQKADPPEVVITARDAGVFSVDPSLTYQAIRGKGVDIIFHYKHVGIDDVNMIMDNIEESVLNALVVNSYREEARNFTTDSLMNNLNSFEEAVEVRLKREFETKFFTLTALTSGLKPPKSMSEAIERRNNAKQEAEQVKNELEVARMNLEKSKIEAEANRVKASGLEPRVLQEQWIEAIRNTQNKVIITDGKTPVILGGQ, from the coding sequence ATGACAAGTAAACTCCTGCAGATGGTCGCATTGTTTGCGATGGTATCTGTAACTGCCTGTACCTGCAACCGCGTAACCCCTAACTATGAAGGTGTACTGATGACGGGCTATGGCCGTAACGGGAAAGCCGATTTCCAGGCTGTGACCGGCGCCCAGGGCATCCTGTGGCCGGGCTCGGAACTGTACCAGGTCCCGATGTTTGAACAGAAAGCAGACCCTCCTGAAGTAGTGATCACTGCCCGGGATGCCGGTGTGTTCTCTGTAGATCCTTCCCTGACCTACCAGGCCATTCGCGGCAAAGGCGTGGATATCATCTTCCATTATAAACACGTGGGAATTGATGATGTGAATATGATCATGGACAATATTGAAGAATCGGTGCTGAATGCGCTGGTGGTAAATTCCTATCGGGAAGAAGCGCGCAATTTCACCACTGATTCACTGATGAATAACCTGAACAGCTTCGAGGAAGCGGTGGAAGTACGGCTGAAGAGAGAGTTTGAAACAAAATTCTTCACGCTGACAGCGCTTACCAGCGGGCTCAAGCCACCCAAGTCCATGAGCGAGGCTATTGAACGCCGGAACAATGCCAAACAGGAGGCGGAGCAGGTGAAGAATGAGCTGGAAGTGGCGCGTATGAACCTGGAAAAATCCAAAATTGAAGCGGAGGCCAACCGGGTCAAAGCTTCCGGCCTGGAGCCAAGGGTATTGCAGGAACAATGGATTGAAGCCATCCGCAATACGCAGAATAAAGTGATCATTACCGATGGTAAAACACCGGTGATACTGGGCGGACAGTAA
- a CDS encoding RNA polymerase sigma-70 factor translates to MTEKNIYTNTELFTHFTNGDTAAFEQLYRQHFNQVFYFARRFLTNIQAAEDLTTEIFLKAWNKRADFENSHKFRGFLYTSTRNACLNILKQEQQRAAQQTELIALLERDNETAREEQLLTAQLMQYVYEAIEDLPQQERKIFKLAYLEGLSNDAIAAAIGISNQSVRNAKARALKTLRLQLAQQGGLLTLFFWQLSAS, encoded by the coding sequence TTGACGGAGAAGAATATATATACCAATACTGAACTGTTTACCCATTTCACCAATGGTGATACCGCTGCCTTTGAACAACTGTACCGGCAGCATTTCAACCAGGTATTTTATTTTGCCCGCCGCTTTCTCACCAATATACAGGCAGCAGAAGACCTCACCACGGAGATCTTTCTCAAAGCCTGGAATAAGCGGGCCGACTTTGAAAACAGCCACAAATTCAGGGGATTTCTCTACACCAGCACGCGCAACGCCTGTCTGAATATCCTGAAACAGGAACAGCAAAGGGCTGCGCAGCAAACGGAGCTGATAGCCCTGCTGGAAAGGGACAATGAGACTGCCCGGGAAGAACAGCTGCTTACTGCACAATTGATGCAATACGTTTACGAGGCTATTGAGGACCTGCCGCAGCAGGAAAGAAAGATCTTTAAGCTGGCATACCTGGAGGGCCTGTCGAACGACGCAATTGCCGCCGCCATCGGCATCAGCAACCAGAGTGTGCGCAATGCCAAGGCAAGAGCATTGAAGACGCTGCGCCTGCAGCTGGCGCAGCAGGGCGGACTGCTGACCCTCTTTTTCTGGCAGCTGAGCGCCTCCTGA
- a CDS encoding FecR domain-containing protein produces the protein MPAPNDIKQLIIRSLEGHLSPGDKATLEQWLRESPVNREAVSAFLEEGRLADAIREMYQSQDRVWSRLSPALEDQATGTASAATSPLAANRPVHRIHFLKTTLFRYAAAVLVLVAAGILFYTVRQDTAPGNSYTTKPAATAIAPGGDKATLTLADGSVIILDSAANGQLAVQEGAAIIKQADGRLQYVRNRQQPAAITYNTMRTPRGGQYQISLPDGTKVWLNAASSITYPTHFSSNERLVRITGEAFFEVAPQASAPFRVQYGNAAVEVLATAFNINAYEEEGASQTTLISGAVRVSSAGQPLLLKPGQQARLDQQGILSLLPDADTEAITAWKNGYFSFRKSDLPSVMRQLARWYDVTVEYRGNILPQQFGGEISRNAPLSEVLAILEASNIHFKIENKKIIVHP, from the coding sequence ATGCCAGCACCCAATGATATCAAGCAGCTTATTATCCGTTCGCTGGAGGGCCATCTTTCCCCCGGGGATAAAGCTACTCTGGAGCAATGGCTCCGGGAATCCCCTGTTAACCGGGAAGCTGTCAGCGCCTTCCTGGAAGAAGGCCGGCTGGCTGACGCTATCCGGGAAATGTACCAATCGCAGGACAGGGTCTGGAGCAGGCTCAGCCCGGCCCTGGAGGACCAGGCCACAGGTACTGCTTCGGCAGCCACTTCTCCCCTCGCTGCAAACCGGCCCGTTCACCGTATCCATTTCCTGAAAACAACGCTGTTCCGCTATGCAGCCGCCGTCCTGGTGCTGGTGGCTGCCGGTATTTTATTCTACACAGTCCGGCAGGATACAGCGCCAGGCAATAGCTATACTACAAAGCCTGCCGCAACAGCTATTGCACCCGGCGGCGATAAAGCCACCCTCACCCTGGCCGATGGTTCCGTGATCATCCTGGATAGCGCCGCCAATGGACAGCTGGCCGTCCAGGAAGGCGCCGCTATCATTAAGCAAGCGGATGGTCGCCTGCAATATGTCCGCAACAGGCAGCAGCCAGCAGCCATTACCTACAATACAATGCGTACCCCCCGTGGCGGCCAGTACCAGATCAGCCTGCCTGATGGCACAAAGGTTTGGCTCAATGCAGCCTCTTCCATCACCTATCCTACGCATTTCAGCAGCAATGAACGACTGGTCCGCATTACCGGCGAAGCGTTTTTTGAAGTAGCCCCGCAGGCTTCAGCTCCTTTCCGCGTACAGTACGGCAATGCCGCAGTTGAAGTGCTGGCCACAGCATTCAACATCAACGCCTATGAAGAGGAAGGAGCCAGTCAGACAACCCTTATCAGCGGGGCGGTCCGCGTGAGCAGCGCCGGACAGCCACTGCTGCTCAAGCCCGGACAGCAGGCCCGGCTGGACCAGCAGGGCATCCTGTCCCTGTTGCCTGATGCAGATACAGAAGCCATTACCGCCTGGAAGAACGGTTATTTTTCTTTCCGCAAGTCCGACCTGCCCAGCGTTATGCGTCAACTGGCCCGCTGGTATGATGTAACGGTAGAGTACAGGGGCAATATACTGCCTCAGCAATTCGGAGGGGAGATCAGTCGCAATGCCCCGCTGTCAGAAGTGCTGGCTATCCTGGAAGCAAGTAATATCCATTTCAAAATAGAAAACAAGAAAATAATTGTTCACCCTTAA